Within Phycisphaerales bacterium, the genomic segment TCGACCTCGACGATCTCATCACCGGTTGGAACTGCCCGACGGGCGAGCTGCGTGCCCGGGCGGTCGGCGGTCGGGACGGTGCGCGCCTGCTGCAATTGCGCGTTGACCTCGGCGTCCTGCAGATGTTCACTGCCGGACGACCTGACGGAGAGCGTTACCAAGATTCCCCCACGGTCCGGGCCTACATCGCGCGTGCCCTGCAAAACCGCCAACGGCCGGCGGAAGAGCACTGGCGCGCCCTGGAACGGGAATTGCTCCAGTTCAATTACCGGCGGATGGCCTTCTCCGCGGCGGCCGAGCGCGCGCTGGACGAGGGGCGTGAAGGCAAGGCGCGCCGCTTCATGCGTGGCGCACTCGGCGACATCCGCACTTGCCTGGCGATCCTGCGACTGCTGGGGCGCTGCGGGCGGCACGATCAGGATTTGCATCCCAGCATGCGGCCGACACTACTGTTTGATAGCGCGCGGCTACGAGCCCAGTTGCGCGTGGTGGAAGGCCGCTACGAGGAAGCGGTGGAAGTGGCCGATACGGGGGCAGCGCGGCTGGAGCAACTGCTAGCGGACCTTGGTTACGAGCATGAGCAACGCGAGGGGGACGCCGGGCTGCGGTACCTGCGGACCATGAGTCTGCGCCTGAGACACAACTACGGCATCACGCACACGTTGCGGGAGCAACTCGACGAGGCGATCGAGCGCGAGGACTTCGAAGAAGCAGCCCGCCTGCGGGACGAACTTGCCCAGCGTGCGCAGCGCCGCCCAAGCTCCAAGCGGCGTCGGGCGTAACCGTACAAGACAACAGCCGGTGACGCCGCCTGCGTGGCATGGCATCACCGGCTGTCGCGTTGTAGGTCAGCTGGGCCGCGGCCCGGACGGGGCGAGTGGCCCGAATCTGGCTAGACCATTTCCTTCAGGTTCTTGAGCGGACGGACCTTGACGACCTTGCGGGCCGGCTTGGCCTTGACCTGCATCATCTCGCCCGGGTGGAATGGATCGGGTTTGGTGTGGGCTTTGACGGCAGGACGCTTCTGTACGGTGATCTTCATCAGACCGGGGACGGTAAAGACACCGGGACCCTTGCCAAGATCCTTGCGGATCAGGCCGGCCATCTCGTCGAAGACGCCAGCAACCTGCTTGCGAGTCAAGCCGGCGGTTTCGGCGAGGTGGGCATAGATCTCCGACTTGGTGCGGGCCTTGGTGACCGACTTGGCGGCGGCCGGCTTGGCCGCCTTCTTCGCTGCCTTTGCCATGGACGTTCTGCCTCCAGCGGGGTGACGGCCGGCGCAAGCCGGCCGGAATCCCAGAATTCCGTCCGCGGGCTGCCGGGCACGCGGTGAACGAGCCGTGGCGCTGCGCATGATTGCGCTGGATGCCGTTCACCGCAGCACGTGCGGACGACCACGTCCGCCGCAAACCGCGTAGCACTGTTTTGTCGCAGAACGGCGCAGACGTCAAGAGGGTTTTGTACTTCGAGGCGAGAAAATCCCTATTTTTTCGGCGTTTCCTCGCCGGCGAGGTCCGTCGGTACGGCCACGAGCGTTCGCGGTGGGGCCTGCCACCCCGGTGGCGGCGGTGCAGTGTTGAGCAGGTCGATGAGACGGCGCAACCGCCCGCAACTCCGTCGGTCAAACCGCAGGCAGACACGGGCGAGTTCGGGCAGTTCGCCGCCCTCCTGGGAGAGCGGGGGCGAACTCGTAATACGCCCACCGGTCAGGATCTGGCCGAATTCGTCGTTCAGACGGGTCAGCAGGTCCGTCGACGGCGGGTATTGCAACCGCAGTACGAGGTCGTCCCCGACATACCGCATGGAGTGGTACACACGATAAAAATCAGTCACCTCGCGGACGGCTACGTCGACATCGTCGGTGATTCGGAACAGGTACATGTCTTCGGGACTGATCATGCCGGCGCCGAGCAGCTCGCTCTTCACGTACGCCCGCCACTGGAGCCAATAGGTGCCGCCGGGCTGCTCAACCATGACGATCGGAACGATAGGCGCTTTACCGGTCTGAATCAGGGTCAGGGCCTCAAAGCCCTCATCCTGCGTGCCAAAGCCGCCCGGGTAGAGGGCCACCGCCGAGGATTCCTTCATGAACATCAGCTTGCGCGTGAAGAAATAGCGGAAGTTCATGAGCTTCGCGTCGTCCGCGATGATGGTGTTCGTCTTCTGCTCAAAGGGCAGACTGATCGCGACGCCGAAACTCGCTTCACGCCCTGCCCCACCATGGCCGGCCTTCATGATGCCGTCCCCCGCCCCGGTGATCACCATCCAACCCACCTCGCTCATGCGCCGGCTGAAGGCCACGGCCGACTGGTAATCGGGGTGGTGTTCGGGGGTGCGCGCCGAGCCGAAGATGCTGACCTTGCGAATGGCACGATAAGGGACGAAGGTCTTCAATGCATAGCGCAGCTCGGAGAGCGCTTTGGTCAGGAGCATCACGTCGCCGCGCTCGGCATCTTCGCGCGCCAGGCGCGTCAGCGTGACCAGCATCTGCTCGAACAACTCCTGGTTCGGGCCACGCAGGAACTCGCCGGCGAACGCTGCAATGGTCTCCGAGCGCCGCCGCCGCCATTCCGTATCGTTCCGGGCTGAAACACTATCACTCACGATGGGTTGCTCCTCTCGACGGGCAGCGACACAACCGCGCGCCACCGCGCGCAGACGCGCATACTATCCTGATACGACGTACCTGTAACCGCCCGACTCCCGGGATTTGACCCGCGCGCGGGTCGGATTTACGATTCCCTGTTTGCCGGGCACCACGAAACTTGTGTGCAACGTGCCCGGGTTCGGGTGACTGGTTCGATGCAGACGGAAACGCTGGCCGAATTCTCCATCGCCGCTTATCTGGCGGTTCTGACGCTGATCTGCGTGTACGGTGCGCACCGTTACTTCCTGGTGCTGCTGTACTGGAGCGTTCGCCGACAAGCTCCTCAGCCGGCGGGGCGTTTCGCCGAACTTCCACCCGTCACCGTACAACTCCCCATGTTCAATGAGCAGTACGTGGCCGAGCGCATCATCGCCGCCGCGACAGCACTCGACTATCCCCGGGATCGCCTGCAAATCCAGGTTCTCGACGACTCGACGGATGATACCCGGGTGATTGCCGCCGACGCAGTCGCGCGGCTGAAGGCCGCCGGGTACAACATCGTGTACCTGCATCGCACCGACCGCACGGGCTACAAAGCCGGCGCGCTCGAAGCCGCCACCGCCACCGCCACCGGCGACTTCATCGCCATCTTCGACGCCGATTTCCTGCCGCCTCCAAACATCCTGCGCGACACGATCGAGTACTTCACCGATCCACGCATCGGCATGGTGCAGACCCGCTGGGATCATCTCAACCGCGATCTCTCCGCCCTGACCCAGGCGCAGGCCATCCTGCTCGACGGGCACTTCGTGATCGAGCACACCGCCCGCAATCGCACCGGACGGTACATGAGCTTCAACGGCACGGCCGGTATCTGGCGTAAAACCGCGATCGCCGACGCCGGCGGCTGGCAGCACGACACACTGACGGAAGACCTTGATCTGTCCTACCGCGCACAGCTCCGCGGCTGGCAGTTCGTCTTTCTGCCTGCCTTGACAGCACCGGCCGAGCTTCCCCCGGAAATGAACGCCTTCAAGGCACAGCAGCACCGCTGGACCAAGGGTGGCGCACAGACCTGCGTGAAACTCCTGCCGCGCGTCCTGCGCAGTACCCTGCCGTGGCGGGTCAAGCTCGAGGCCTGCTTCCATCTCACCAGCGGTGTGGCCTACATTCTGGTCGTGCTGTTGAGTCTGCTGATCGGTCCGGCCCTGCTTGGCAAGGTCGTACTCGACCGTCCACCAAGCCCGTGGGTCCTTTGGTTTGAACTGGCTCTGTTTCTGATCGGCTTCGGTTCCACCATCGCCTTCTACCTCGTCAGTCAGACGGCGCTGCTGCGAAGCTGGTGGCGCACGCTCACGTTCGTACCCGCCTTGATGGCGGTCGGTATCGGCATCGCTTTCAACAATGCGCTTGCAGCCCTGGATGGCTTTTTCGGTCGTACCGGGGAGTTCGTTCGGACGCCGAAATTCGGAGATGCAAGTATCCAGAATGGGGCATGGCGGAGTCGGCTGCGCGGCCTGCGAATTCGCAGTACCTGGCGGGCGTGGGCCGAGATCGGCATGGGTTTCTACCTGCTCGGCTGTTTCGTGGCGGTGTTCTTCTTCGAGCACTGGGTTGACCGCGTCTCGATGGCCCTCCCCTTCCTCGCGATCTTCGTGGTCGGCTACTTCTACGTCGCCCTCCAGACCTTGTACACCCAGTGGCTTTCCCACCGTGGGCCCGTCTCGACCCTCACAACGTAAGGGCTGACCGCGGCCGGTTAGAGCACTTCGTCGGCCTCGGCCGTCCGCGTGATACGCAGGGCGCGGCGCCCGCGGAGTTGCCCGGCCTTGCCCGCGAACTTGTTCTTCCCCTCGACCCGTAGAATGAGATCCTGTTGCACGTGCTTCTCAAGCTGGATGATATCCCCCGGCCGCAGCGACTGCAGATCACTCAGCGTGATCTGGGCACGTCCGAGGTAGGTGGTGAGACCAACCTTCGAATGCGTCAGGTTGCGGACAATCCGCTTGCGCACCGATTCGCTCGACGACTTGCGCGTGTAACCGAACCAGGACTGCGTCGTGAGCTTGCTGAGCACCGACTCAATCGTATTGAACGGGATACAGATGCTCATGGTTCCCGCACACTGCCCCATCTTGATTTCGAACGTGATGAAGACCACCACCTCGGTGGGCGCGACGATGTGAACCAGTTGCGGATTGCTCTCCGTTTCCACGACATCGAAGTTCGCATCGACCAGGTTTTTCCAAACCTCGGAGAGGTGCTCCAGCGCCTTGTTGATCAGCCGCCGCATGAGCCGCCACTCGATCGCCGTCAGCGGCCGCTGGGGGATGAACATCTCGGCACTGTTGCCACCGAGCAGGCGGTCGATGATGGGGTAGACGATCAGCGGGCTGATCTCGACGCACATCTGCCCTTCAAGCGGCGGGGCATGCATGATCACGAAGCAGGTCGGATTCGGCAACGAGTGAATGAACTCGCTGTACGTCAGTTGTTCCACACCCACCACGCGGACGTCGATGATCGTTCTCAGGAAGCCCGAGAGTGTCGCCCCGAAGTTGCGGGCGAAGCCGTCGTGGATCGACCCGAGCGCACGGATATGATCCTTACTGACGCGCTCCGGCCGCTTGAAGTCGTAAGTGCTGACGTCAAGACGCGTCGGAGTTTCGGGAAAGAGCGCCGCGGTTTCGACGGCGCGGGCGGGCGCCGCCACCCCTTCCTGCGCTACGGAAGCAAGCAGCGCATCAATCTCGCTCTGGTCGAGTACGTCGCCCATCCATCTCCACCACGAAGCACCGGCGGCGACAGCGCGAACGGCGCCGGCCTGCCAGACTCCTGATGGAAATATCGGAACGCGCGCGGGGGTGCGCTCAACCTATCATGCCCCCTCATCCGTTACCGCCCCTGACCGAGTCAAGGTCCGGTAAACACCGCTTGCACGAGAGCCAAGTCGGCCAGATCGACATCGCAATCGCCGTTCACATCTGCTGCGCGGAAATCATATTCATCTGCCTCGTCAGGACGCGGTTGATCCGGGCCAAACCATACGGCAATCAGACGCTCCAGGTCCGAAAACTCCACCATGCCGTTGCGATCCAGATCGCCCGGGGCCGGCCGCAATCCGTCCACATGCGCGATCAGTGTCCGCACGGTGACCTCCGTCGCCAGCACGGCTGCGGCCAATTGCGTGCTGGCACCGACGTGGATGTGTCCGGCCGCATAGCAGCGGTACGGGTCCAGGGGGTCGGCAAACAGGTCGCGGTACCAGTTCCCGTGATAGCCGATGTAATTCGACAGGAAGCGGCTGCTGTCGATTGGCTCGATGAACGGCGCGACGTTGGCACCGGAAGCGCTGACCTCCGCGACGATCAGATTCATCGGCAGACTCGACCAGCGTACATTCAGCGCGGGTTCGTTGTAGATCGGCAGTTCCGGTGTGGGGCGCAGCGGCACAAGGTAATCGGCGGTCCAGGAAGCCGAGGGATACGTTCGGTTCCCCCCTTCCATTTCCCAGCCGTTTACGGTGTTGGCGCGACTGAACGTGATGAGGGCCGTGGGGCGCAGCTTCTCCACGAGCGGCCACCAGTGGTTGGACGTGACCTGGTAATCAACTTCGAAATCCCCGTCGCCCTTGGGATTCACACCGGTGCCGCCTGGGAACTCGGGGAAAAAGGCGTAGATGTTGTAACCGCGCCCTTCCCAGTTCTCCCCCACCCAACCGCCGGGATTTTGCGCCAGGTTCTTGCTGAACTGGCGCAACATCTCGTTCGTGGGTGGCCAATAGCCGGTAAGCAGAATATTCGGCAGACAATTCGGCGCCAGTTCAAGGCCATCGGCCGGCCCGCGTCCGAGGAAGACGGCGGGATCGACGTATTTCGGGGGCGAATCACCACCGGCGCCTTCCGGTGACTCCTGCGCCGGCGCGAGCGATGATCCCAACAGAACGAGCAGTACCACAAACTCCCGCACGCACGCAACCTGCTTCAGCATCACATCTCCCCACACACGAATCGCGCTCGCGCCAGGGGCGTGAGCCGTTGATTGCAATGCGACCGTCGGCGCGCGCCCCTGCGCGCGCCGACGATCCCATGAAACCCAAGTGCTGTAACTAGCGGCGGCGGATCAGCACACCCGCGAATCCAAGCAGCATCATCGCCGTCGGCTCGGGCACCAGCAGCACCAGGTACGCCTGGCCAATGCTCTGCCCGGCGCCATTCTGCAGGTCCGCCGTGAAGTAGAACCAGCCGTCATCCGTGAGCACGGCATCATCGTTATTGAAAACGCGGATGTAGGCGTCGTCGTCGAAGAGACCGTTGCCAGAAACGTCGACCGGATCACCTTCGCGTACCAGCACGAACTCGTTGTTGTAGACCAGCACCGCGTCCCGGGTGTCGTCAGGACTGTTTGTCAGTCCGCCGATCACAAAGTCGCCATGACTGTTGACTACGTTGAGGAAATACCCGGGGGCATACCGGGCATCATCCCAGACCTCCGTCGCGCCGGGAAAGATCGGGGCGCCTTTCGTCGCCACAACCTGGCCATCGAGATACACCCAGTCCGCGTTGGTGCCCTGGTTTGAACCGCGGAAGATGTAGTGGCCATTGTACGGTGAGATCTGCTGGCTGCCGTTGTCAGCGCTGAAGGTGGAGACGTTCTCAGCAAAACCGGAGTTGGGCAGAGGTACACCTTCCTGCGCCACGACATCGCGATTCACGATGATGAACAGGTCCGTCGTGGTGGGGCCGTTGAGGTCACCGTGGTAGATGAAGTTCGCACCCGTCGCATCCGAACGGAACCGGTTGGCCGTCAGGAGGTCGATCGTCTGCGGCGGCGGCACAAGCTGGCCGGCCGGTACCGTCACGTCGGTTTGCGCAATCAGTGTGCCGTTGTTGAGATCCACCGCGTTCCACAGCAACTGCTGCGTGGTCGCACCCGGCAGCGTAGCCGAACGGAAACGCACGTCGCCATTCGCAAGAATGTGGATGGAGTCGTTCGCCGAACCCCAGGAAAGACTATCGGGGTGGCCGGGAATCGGGCTGCCTTCGCGGGCGATCAGCTCCCACCCGCCACCGCTCCAGCGCACCACCACATCATCCATGGTGGTCGCAGCCGTCGTATCCGCGGTGAAGGCGAAACTGCCGGAATCGTTGATACCCATCGCGGAATCAATCGTGTTCCAGTTGATGCTGCCGTCGAAGAAGGTCGCCGTCCCCTCCCGCAACACCACGTTGGCACCCGCACCATTGGTGCCCCCACCGACCACGATGATCTCGTCAGCGGTGAGCGCGGCACCCTCCAAACGCGCTCGGAAGATCCACCGCGAACCATCCGGACTCAGGTACGGCCGCTCGAACATGTTGCCCGTACCCGTACGGAACTTCTCGCCGGGCAGGCCCGGCACATCCGATGTCGGAGACGTCTGAATGTTAGAAAAAATCACGGTCGGACCCGCTGTTGCGACCGCGGCGTACGTACCCAGAAACAGGGCTGCCACGCCAGCCCACTGCCAGTTTCCACGCATCTTAGAACTCCTCCTCTTGAGACCCACTACACGAACTTGCTAGGACCACCGGCGGCTGCACCCAAAGCACCCACCCCCGGAGCGGCAACCCTGCTTCCACACCGGCACAAGTCGGGAGTCGCGCCCCTCGCACATTGCACCCGATGGATCGGCAGGCCCGCTAACCCGGTAGGATCAGTCTACGGGTTCGGGTCACAGGAAACAACTCTAAAAAACGGACGTAGCAGGGACGCGATCCAGACACTAGCGAATGTACTCATTCAGCATGTTTTCGAGCAGTTCCTGGCGCCCGCTGACAACCGGAGGTTCACCATGTTGCAGGGTGTACTGCTCCAACTCGGCAAAACCGATCGCACCGCGCTCGATCTTCTCCCCGAGGCCGCTGTCCCAACCGACATACCGTTGTCGCACATGGTCCGAGAAGTAGCCGTCGGAAAGCATCCGTGCCGCGATTTTCAAACCCCTCGCAAAGGCGTCCATGGCACCAATATGGGCATGGAACAGGTCGACAGGATCGATGGATTGCCGTCGCACTTTGGCGTCGAAATTCAGACCGCCGGTTTCGAAGCCCCCGCCCTTGAGAATCGTGTACATCGCCAAAGCCGTGTCATACAAGTCGGTCGGGAACTGATCCGTGTCCCATCCTAGCAACAGGTCGCCCCGGTTGGCGTCCACCGACCCCAGCAGGCCATTCGCCACCGCGTACTCGAGTTCATGCTGGAACGTGTGGCCCGCCAGCGTTGCGTGATTCGCCTCGATGTTGAGCTTGAAATCACCCGCCAAGCCGTACTTTTGCAGGAAGGCATGGCAGTTTCCGGCATCAAAGTCGTACTGATGCTTGGTCGGTTCCTTGGGCTTCGGCTCGATGTAGAGCTGACCGCTGAAACCCAGTGTCTTACGATAGTCGACCGCCATCTGGAGAAAGCGGCCGAGGTGATCCAACTCGCGTTTCAGATCGGTGTTGAGCAGCGTGTCATAGCCCTCACGCCCCCCCCAGAAGACGTAGCCCGCCCCCCCCAGGGCATGCGTGCACTCCATCGCCTTTTTCACCTGCGCCGCGGCATACGCGAAAATCGCCGGATTGGGGTTGGTCGCGGCCCCGGCCATGAACCGCCGGTGAGAAAAGGCATTCGTCGTGCCCCAGAGTAACTTGACGTTGTGGTCGTTCTGCAACTGCCCGGCGAGCTTGACGATCCGGTCGAGGCGCTTGTTTGTCTCGATGAGGGTGTCGGCCTCCGGCGCAATATCGCGATCATGAAAGCACCAGAACTCGACGCCGAGCTTTGTGAAGAATTCGAACGCCGCCCGCAGCGTTTGTTCGGCTATCGCCAGCGGGTCGCTGCCGCGGTGATAGTCACGGAGGATCGACCCCGGTCCAAATGGATCACCACCCAGCCCCTGAAACGTGTGCCAGTAGCACACTGCGAAGCGCAGGTGCGCCCGCATCGGCTTGCCCGCAATGATTTCGTCCGGCTGGTAGTGCTTGAACGCAAGTGGGTTACGCGAATCCGGCCCCTCGTACACGATACGGCCGATCTCGGGGAAATACTGCGTCACGATGGACTCCGCTCCTCATCCTGGCAACAACACCGCAACACGAGCGTCACGGTTTGAGTAGAACCGATTTTCGCAGCGCGGTTGGCAGTCGGCAACCTGGTGCGCAGCGCCTCGGCCAGCGGATCAGGACTCGGTGGCTTCTTCCGGGGCCGGATCGGCGGCCGGCGTCTCGGCCTCTTCCGCTTCGAGATCATCACTCGAGTACTCGTACTCGATGCGGTCGCCATTGCGGTGCCGCCCGCTGATCGCGTATTCCGTGGCACGTACCTCGCGCAAAACGGTCACTTTGATCTCGCCGGGGAATTGCCCGATGTCCTGCTCGATTTTCAAGGCGACGTCGCGAGCCAATTTCAGCGATGAGCGGTCGTTCACGCGATCCGCATCCACGATGACGCGCACCTCACGCCCCGCTTCAATGGCATAGGCCTGTCGCACGCCTGCAAACGAGGTTGCGATCTGTTCCAGTTCCTGCAGGCGCTTGATGTAGCGCTCGATCGACTCGCGGCGCCCACCCGGCCGGGCGGCACTGATCGCATCCGCGGCCGTCACCAACGGCGTGTACGGGGAGGTTGCGGCCACGTCACCGTGGTGGCCGAGAATCGCGTTAAGGACCTCCGGCCGCTCGTTGAGCCGCCGCACGAAGTCGTAACCGACTTTGGTATGGGCCCCCTCCTGCTCATGACCCAGCGCCTTGCCTATATCATGCAGGAAGCCGCAGCGCCGTGCCAAGGCACCGTCGAGCCCCAACTCATCCGCCATCAACCCGCAAATGTAGGCGACTTCCACGCTGTGTTTCAGCACGTTCTGGCCGTAGCTCGTGCGATACTGGAGCCGCCCCATCACGTCGAGAATCTTCTTGTTGATGCCGTGCAGATTGGCGGTGGCGGCCGCCTCTTTGCCCGCAACGGAGATGCGCTGTTCAACCTCCTTGGTCAACTCGGCCACGATCTCCTCGATCCGGGTCGGATGAATGCGGCCGTCGCGAATCAGGCGATCGAGCGCAAGGCGGGCAATCTCCTTTCGTACCGGGTCGAAACAAGAGATCTGCACGATTCCGGGCGTGTCGTCCACGATCACGGTCACACCGGTCGCCTTCTCAAACGCCCGGATGTTGCGGCCTTCGCGGCCGATGACACGGCCTTTCATTTCATCCGAGGGCACATCCACGGCCGCTACGGTCGTCTCGCAGGTGTGCTCCGCCGCGTAGCGCTGAATGGCCGAGATCGTGATGTAGCGGGCCCTCTCCTTCCCGTTGTCCTCGGC encodes:
- a CDS encoding glycosyltransferase, producing MQTETLAEFSIAAYLAVLTLICVYGAHRYFLVLLYWSVRRQAPQPAGRFAELPPVTVQLPMFNEQYVAERIIAAATALDYPRDRLQIQVLDDSTDDTRVIAADAVARLKAAGYNIVYLHRTDRTGYKAGALEAATATATGDFIAIFDADFLPPPNILRDTIEYFTDPRIGMVQTRWDHLNRDLSALTQAQAILLDGHFVIEHTARNRTGRYMSFNGTAGIWRKTAIADAGGWQHDTLTEDLDLSYRAQLRGWQFVFLPALTAPAELPPEMNAFKAQQHRWTKGGAQTCVKLLPRVLRSTLPWRVKLEACFHLTSGVAYILVVLLSLLIGPALLGKVVLDRPPSPWVLWFELALFLIGFGSTIAFYLVSQTALLRSWWRTLTFVPALMAVGIGIAFNNALAALDGFFGRTGEFVRTPKFGDASIQNGAWRSRLRGLRIRSTWRAWAEIGMGFYLLGCFVAVFFFEHWVDRVSMALPFLAIFVVGYFYVALQTLYTQWLSHRGPVSTLTT
- a CDS encoding HU family DNA-binding protein; its protein translation is MAKAAKKAAKPAAAKSVTKARTKSEIYAHLAETAGLTRKQVAGVFDEMAGLIRKDLGKGPGVFTVPGLMKITVQKRPAVKAHTKPDPFHPGEMMQVKAKPARKVVKVRPLKNLKEMV
- the fliM gene encoding flagellar motor switch protein FliM; the protein is MGDVLDQSEIDALLASVAQEGVAAPARAVETAALFPETPTRLDVSTYDFKRPERVSKDHIRALGSIHDGFARNFGATLSGFLRTIIDVRVVGVEQLTYSEFIHSLPNPTCFVIMHAPPLEGQMCVEISPLIVYPIIDRLLGGNSAEMFIPQRPLTAIEWRLMRRLINKALEHLSEVWKNLVDANFDVVETESNPQLVHIVAPTEVVVFITFEIKMGQCAGTMSICIPFNTIESVLSKLTTQSWFGYTRKSSSESVRKRIVRNLTHSKVGLTTYLGRAQITLSDLQSLRPGDIIQLEKHVQQDLILRVEGKNKFAGKAGQLRGRRALRITRTAEADEVL
- the rny gene encoding ribonuclease Y codes for the protein MFSACTALLAQGGLLDGKVIGYLLGAVVGGGAVLAFQMIMFRRERAEREKAAHQLLEDAQQRANDRIRAAEVEGEKLALDAMQRFERETAETRNELRQIERRLEKREDTLVKKEDVLTTKERKIEVEQGRVAEQAKQVAVQLAEAEALAARQREELLRIARLTADEARALCLKRIEQDVEHEAGQLVDRIISEAEDNGKERARYITISAIQRYAAEHTCETTVAAVDVPSDEMKGRVIGREGRNIRAFEKATGVTVIVDDTPGIVQISCFDPVRKEIARLALDRLIRDGRIHPTRIEEIVAELTKEVEQRISVAGKEAAATANLHGINKKILDVMGRLQYRTSYGQNVLKHSVEVAYICGLMADELGLDGALARRCGFLHDIGKALGHEQEGAHTKVGYDFVRRLNERPEVLNAILGHHGDVAATSPYTPLVTAADAISAARPGGRRESIERYIKRLQELEQIATSFAGVRQAYAIEAGREVRVIVDADRVNDRSSLKLARDVALKIEQDIGQFPGEIKVTVLREVRATEYAISGRHRNGDRIEYEYSSDDLEAEEAETPAADPAPEEATES
- a CDS encoding PEP-CTERM sorting domain-containing protein, which codes for MRGNWQWAGVAALFLGTYAAVATAGPTVIFSNIQTSPTSDVPGLPGEKFRTGTGNMFERPYLSPDGSRWIFRARLEGAALTADEIIVVGGGTNGAGANVVLREGTATFFDGSINWNTIDSAMGINDSGSFAFTADTTAATTMDDVVVRWSGGGWELIAREGSPIPGHPDSLSWGSANDSIHILANGDVRFRSATLPGATTQQLLWNAVDLNNGTLIAQTDVTVPAGQLVPPPQTIDLLTANRFRSDATGANFIYHGDLNGPTTTDLFIIVNRDVVAQEGVPLPNSGFAENVSTFSADNGSQQISPYNGHYIFRGSNQGTNADWVYLDGQVVATKGAPIFPGATEVWDDARYAPGYFLNVVNSHGDFVIGGLTNSPDDTRDAVLVYNNEFVLVREGDPVDVSGNGLFDDDAYIRVFNNDDAVLTDDGWFYFTADLQNGAGQSIGQAYLVLLVPEPTAMMLLGFAGVLIRRR
- a CDS encoding UvrB/UvrC motif-containing protein, producing MTLDLDDLITGWNCPTGELRARAVGGRDGARLLQLRVDLGVLQMFTAGRPDGERYQDSPTVRAYIARALQNRQRPAEEHWRALERELLQFNYRRMAFSAAAERALDEGREGKARRFMRGALGDIRTCLAILRLLGRCGRHDQDLHPSMRPTLLFDSARLRAQLRVVEGRYEEAVEVADTGAARLEQLLADLGYEHEQREGDAGLRYLRTMSLRLRHNYGITHTLREQLDEAIEREDFEEAARLRDELAQRAQRRPSSKRRRA
- the xylA gene encoding xylose isomerase, producing MTQYFPEIGRIVYEGPDSRNPLAFKHYQPDEIIAGKPMRAHLRFAVCYWHTFQGLGGDPFGPGSILRDYHRGSDPLAIAEQTLRAAFEFFTKLGVEFWCFHDRDIAPEADTLIETNKRLDRIVKLAGQLQNDHNVKLLWGTTNAFSHRRFMAGAATNPNPAIFAYAAAQVKKAMECTHALGGAGYVFWGGREGYDTLLNTDLKRELDHLGRFLQMAVDYRKTLGFSGQLYIEPKPKEPTKHQYDFDAGNCHAFLQKYGLAGDFKLNIEANHATLAGHTFQHELEYAVANGLLGSVDANRGDLLLGWDTDQFPTDLYDTALAMYTILKGGGFETGGLNFDAKVRRQSIDPVDLFHAHIGAMDAFARGLKIAARMLSDGYFSDHVRQRYVGWDSGLGEKIERGAIGFAELEQYTLQHGEPPVVSGRQELLENMLNEYIR
- a CDS encoding LOG family protein, translated to MSDSVSARNDTEWRRRRSETIAAFAGEFLRGPNQELFEQMLVTLTRLAREDAERGDVMLLTKALSELRYALKTFVPYRAIRKVSIFGSARTPEHHPDYQSAVAFSRRMSEVGWMVITGAGDGIMKAGHGGAGREASFGVAISLPFEQKTNTIIADDAKLMNFRYFFTRKLMFMKESSAVALYPGGFGTQDEGFEALTLIQTGKAPIVPIVMVEQPGGTYWLQWRAYVKSELLGAGMISPEDMYLFRITDDVDVAVREVTDFYRVYHSMRYVGDDLVLRLQYPPSTDLLTRLNDEFGQILTGGRITSSPPLSQEGGELPELARVCLRFDRRSCGRLRRLIDLLNTAPPPPGWQAPPRTLVAVPTDLAGEETPKK